The segment AACTATAAATATGGTGAAATGTTGGTCGAAAAAAATATAACCCTCTACTCTACCTGTGAGCATCATTTATTGCCAATTATTGGTAAAGCGCATGTTGCTTATATTTCAAACGGAACCGTTGTCGGACTTTCAAAAATGAACCGAATTGTAGATTATTACGCCAAAAGACCTCAAGTCCAAGAGCGTTTAACGATGCAGATTGTTCAGGAATTGCAACAGGTTTTAGGTACAGAAGATGTGGCTTGCGTGATTGATGCCAAACACCTTTGCGTAAATTCCCGTGGTATTCGCGATATTGAAAGCAGTACCGTAACTTCTGAATATGGCGGTAAATTCAACGACGAACAAACCAGAAGAGAATTTCTGGATTATATCCAATTAGACACCAAATTTTAATAGCCCGGATTGTAGTGAAAATCCTTTTGTTTTGTCATCCTGAGCTTGTCGAAGGACAAAACAAAAGATTGAAACGAAAAGCCGGAAATAGCTCCTAAAAAAACTATGCAATTATATAAAAACCATCAACTAAAAATATACAACTCTCTTTCGGGAGAAAAAGAAGTTTTCAAGCCTGTGCATGACGGAAACATTGGCATGTATGTTTGCGGCCCAACGGTGTACAGCAATGTGCATCTTGGAAACGTTCGAACGTTCATGTCGTTTGATATGATTTTCAGATACTTTTTGCATTTAGAATATAAAGTCCGCTATGTGCGAAACATTACCGATGTGGGTCATATTGTAGATGATGTGGATGATGGTGAAGATAAAATTGCCAAAAAAGCAAGAGTTGAGCAACTCGAACCAATGGAAATTGTACAGCGTTATACTGTCGATTTTCACGATGTTTTAAATCAGTTTAATTTTCTTCCACCAAGCATTGAACCTACAGCTACCGGACATATCATTGAGCAAATTGAAATCGTAAATCAGATTATTGAAAAAGGATTTGCTTATGAAAAAAATGGCTCGGTGTATTTTGATGTGGTGAAGTTTAATGAGAACAATCATTACGGAAAACTAAGTGGCCGAAACATTGACGAAATGCTCGCCAATACTCGAGATACCGACGGTCAGAGCGATAAGAAAAACCCACAGGATTTTGCGCTTTGGAAAAAAGCCGAACCGGAACATATTATGCGTTGGCCTTCGCCTTGGGGCGTTGGTTTCCCGGGCTGGCATTTAGAATGTACTGCTATGAGCACCAAATACCTTGGTGAAACTTTTGATATTCACGGTGGCGGAATGGATTTAAAATTCCCACATCACGAATGTGAAATTGCACAAAACGAAGCCTGCACAGGACAAAGTCCGGTGAATTACTGGATGCACGCCAATATGCTTAATCTGAATGGCAAAAAAATGTCGAAATCTACCGGAAATAATTTACTTCCGGGTGAAATTTATTCAGGTGGAAGTCCGTTTTTGAGTAAAGCTTTTTCTCCTAATGTGGCACGTTTCTTTATGATGCAGGCACATTACAGAAGTATACTTGACTTTACCAACGACGGAATTTTAGCTGCAGAAAAAGGCTTTAACCGATTGATGGAAGGTCTTGATGTTTTAAAAGATTTACAGCCAGCTGCTGCTTCTACGCTTGATATTGCAACTTGGAAACAGGCTTGCTATGATGCGATGAATGACGATTTCAATACGCCGATTTTGATTGCCAATTTATTTGAAGGAATTCGTTTTGTCAATTTAATAAATGACGGAAAAGAAACGCTTACTGCTGCCGATTTAAAAATGCTTTCCGACACTTTAAACACTTTCACTTTTGATGTGATTGGCGTTAGAGATGAAAAATGTGCGGCAGATAATTCAGAAAAATTAGATGGTGTTGTCGAAATGCTAATCGGTATGCGAAATGAAGCCAGAGCCAATAAAAACTTTGCGTTGTCTGACCAAATTCGGGATCAGTTGTTAGCACTCGGAATTCAATTGAAAGACGGAAAAGACGGAACAACCTTCAGTATTT is part of the Flavobacterium sangjuense genome and harbors:
- the folE gene encoding GTP cyclohydrolase I FolE, giving the protein MINSDQINDELGENHIATSAQNPVRNDAFTLSDEQKIELIKKDVENILHTLGMDLTDDSIKGTPNRVAKMFVKEIFGGLHPNKKPKASTFANNYKYGEMLVEKNITLYSTCEHHLLPIIGKAHVAYISNGTVVGLSKMNRIVDYYAKRPQVQERLTMQIVQELQQVLGTEDVACVIDAKHLCVNSRGIRDIESSTVTSEYGGKFNDEQTRREFLDYIQLDTKF
- the cysS gene encoding cysteine--tRNA ligase: MQLYKNHQLKIYNSLSGEKEVFKPVHDGNIGMYVCGPTVYSNVHLGNVRTFMSFDMIFRYFLHLEYKVRYVRNITDVGHIVDDVDDGEDKIAKKARVEQLEPMEIVQRYTVDFHDVLNQFNFLPPSIEPTATGHIIEQIEIVNQIIEKGFAYEKNGSVYFDVVKFNENNHYGKLSGRNIDEMLANTRDTDGQSDKKNPQDFALWKKAEPEHIMRWPSPWGVGFPGWHLECTAMSTKYLGETFDIHGGGMDLKFPHHECEIAQNEACTGQSPVNYWMHANMLNLNGKKMSKSTGNNLLPGEIYSGGSPFLSKAFSPNVARFFMMQAHYRSILDFTNDGILAAEKGFNRLMEGLDVLKDLQPAAASTLDIATWKQACYDAMNDDFNTPILIANLFEGIRFVNLINDGKETLTAADLKMLSDTLNTFTFDVIGVRDEKCAADNSEKLDGVVEMLIGMRNEARANKNFALSDQIRDQLLALGIQLKDGKDGTTFSI